In the genome of Sphingomonas sp. LR60, the window GGGCAGATCGTGGCGCAGGGCACCGTCAAGCAATTGCTGAAGAGCAAGACCTCGGTCACCGCCGATTACCTCAACGGCACGCGCGAAGTCGCGGTCCCGGCCAAGCGCCGCAAGGGGTCGGGCAAGAAGCTCACCGTCCACAACGCCACCGCCAACAATCTGACCGGCGTCACCGCGTCGATCCCGCTCGGCACCTTCGCCTGCATCACCGGCGTGTCGGGGTCGGGCAAGTCGAGCTTCACGATCGACACGCTCTATGCCGCCGCGGCGCGCACGCTCAACGGCGCGCGCATCCTGGCGGGCAAGCACGACAAGATCACCGGGCTCCAGCATCTCGACAAGGTCATCGACATCGACCAGTCGCCGATCGGCCGCACCCCGCGCTCCAACCCCGCCACCTATACAGGCGCGTTCACGCAGATCCGCGACTGGTTCGCCGGGCTGCCGGAATCGCTGGCGCGCGGCTACAAGCCCGGCCGCTTCAGCTTCAACGTCAAGGGCGGGCGGTGCGAGGCGTGCCAGGGCGACGGCGTGCTCAAGATCGAGATGCACTTCCTCCCCGACGTCTATGTCACCTGCGACGTCTGCCACGGCGCGCGCTACAATCGCGAGACGCTGGAGGTGAAGCACAAGGGCCACAGCATCGCCGACGTCCTCGACATGACCGTCGAGGACGCCGCGAGCTTCTTCGCCAACGTCCCCCCGATCCGCGACAAGATGGCGATGCTGGTCGAGGTCGGGCTCGGCTACGTCAAGGTCGGGCAACAGGCCACGACCTTGTCGGGCGGCGAAGCGCAGCGCGTGAAGCTCGCCAAGGAACTCAGCCGCCGCGCCACCGGCAACACGCTGTATATCCTCGACGAACCCACCACCGGCCTGCATTTCGAGGACGTCCGCAAGCTGCTGGAGGTGCTCCATGCCTTGGTCGAGCAAGGCAACACCGTGGTGGTGATCGAACACAACCTCGACGTCATCAAGACCGCCGACTGGATCGTCGACCTGGGGCCGGAAGGCGGCGTGAAGGGCGGCGAGATCGTCGCTGCCGGCACGCCCGAGGAGGTGGTGAAGGAACCGCGGAGCTTTACGGGGCGGTATCTAGCGCCGTTGTTGCGTGGGTGACACCCAGCTCAGCCCACTAACCGTTGCTTGCTATAGCATTAGCTTTTCGCGCCACAAGAATGCGATCCCCTAAACTTAGTCCGTTCAAGGAGTTCATAGCGTATTCCGCCTCTGCGATCGTTTCAAATTGCAGAAAAGCGCAGGAAGATCGCGCACGACTACGTCTTTTGGGGAACGTAATGTCGACGTTGTACCCTTGTTTGCGGAATGTCGATATTAGCTCAGCCTTACTTAGATTGGTCGGCACATTACCAAGGTAAAGCTTGGCACCTTCATTCATTGACGGCATGTCAATTACTGAGCGAGTTTCCTGCTCCGCCTTTTTGCCACGAGCCGCCCCATCTCGTTTTGGTGGTCGATTTGGATCCGGTATTTTCACCTGAAATCTTGAAACATCCCGAATATTTATTCTTTTAACTTGCGCGATCCTAGTTGCCTTAGCTTTCGGCATGGTACTCTCAAGGACATCCTTATCCGTTAGGTTGGTTATAATTTTCCGAAAATCATCAGTGTCGACAATTCCGAGCCCATTTAGAATATCATTCGGTGACAGCACCCGGCCATCATAACCCATGACAACGACAGCTTTCTCTTCCCGCGTCAGATCAAGGTGGGAAAAGTTATCCAACCAAATCAAATGCTGCTGAGAGTACAAGGTTTTATTACTTAGCCTAACCCCAAAAGTAGTAAGATCGGTGTAAAACTCCGGCTCTTCAAGTTCGTTCGATTTCATAAGCTCATAAATACGACGAACACCCTCTCCAATCTCTCGCATGTAGCCAATTTCGCGCAACGCTCGCGCCACAAAGGTGTTTCGCGACTGGTGCACTCCCGTGAGGCTATTTAGACTTTCAATTGTGAGAGTCGAAAGTAGCGATCCGGGACTTCTGACCTCAAGCCGATCATCGAAGATATGAATCTCTATCCCTCGGCCTTCTTGAGAATAGTCGCGGTGAGCTATGGCATTAATCAAAGCCTCTCTACATGCGTACTCAGGATACATGACCCTTTATTCGAAACGCGCACTATGACTAAGTTTTGTCTGAACAAGATATGGTCTCAGCTTATCCCAAGCTGTCTCTACAATCTCTACTACATTGCCTTGAACCTGATCCTCAGAGTAAACATTGTAGTGCTCACCCGTCTCTAGCCTTGTGCCCGCAACTCTAAGAATTCTTATCTGTGAGCGAGGATGCCACCTCGTCACGTCAATTGCGAAAAGCAAAAGCGCAGCGCGCCTAAGACGAAGAGTTCCACTAGCAAAATCGGCAAGGCCAAGAAATTGAAGACACTTTTCTTTTGATGTACCTTTTGATATTTGATTTGCCAAAGCCTCCAACGCTGTGGGATTTAAATCATTTACGGTGGCGTTATCAACAAAGGCCCGGTCATATTCTTGAGAAATTCGCTCAGCTCTGGTATATTGAATTTCTTCAACACTTATTGGCACCGTCTCAAGGTCCCTTCGCTGGAGACAGCGGCCATCGGAGGTCTGATGAACGTACGCAACGCTCTTCGGAATGTAAAAGTAAAGCACCTCCTTTCCGCCTTCATCTATTTTTCCAACTTGAACCTCTCCAAGAGGGGTTTTTTTATGAACCCCATCTTTCCAGCACGATCTTAGATAATTTTCGTCCTCATCCGAATGTTTCAGGCCTGTTACTTTGCCATCGTCTTCAACACCAACCAGCAGAGTCCCTCCATCGGCATTTGCAAATCCGACGAGGGTGCTACAGATATCTTTTGCGATCTCTTTTCGCGATCGAGCACGTTTCGAATCTGGGGGCCTTAAAGAGCGCTTTTAAATTCACGAAAATGGCTCTCACCGAGTTCAATCGACGTTCGAATGCGATCTGCCAAGAGGACGGGTTCAGTCACAATGCTAAATCCAATGCCGCCACCTCGAGTACGAGGTCAGAGAAACGAGATCTTGCGTTAGTAACGCCGCGAAGTAAATGCTGCATCGGCTAGAGGTTAAGACAGCCAAACAATTTGGCTATCTGCGCTGTCCTACACCCTCCAACAAAAGCCACCCTCCCGCACCCTTTCCGCAGGAGGACACCGCACATGACCGTCATGACCCCGATGGAAGGCATCACCGCCCCCGCCCGCCGGGCCACGACGCCGCCTCCAGTCCTCCCCGCCCCAGCCGAAACCACCCAATCCCGCCGCCACGACGGCTGGTCCGCCACCAACCAGCGCGCCTTCCTCGAGGCGATCGCCGAGGGCCACGGCGTCGACGCCGCCTGCGCGCACGTCGGCCTGTCCGCCACCTCCGCCTACGCCTTCCGCCGCACCGCCAAGGGCGCGGCCTTTGCGCTCGGCTGGCGCGCCGCGTCGCTCGTCGCGCGGGAGGTCGTCGCCGAGACGCTGATGGTCCGCGCGCTCGACGGCCATACCGACACCTACACCCGCGCCGACGGCTCGGTCGTCACCCGCCACCGCCACGACAACCGCCTCGCGATGAGCCTGCTCGCCCGCCTCGACCGGCAGGTGGAGGCCGCCCCCGACACCGACGTGAAGGCCGCGCGGCTCGTCGCGCAGGACTTCGACGCCTATCTCGATCTCGTCCCGCAAGATGGCGGTGCCGCGCGCGCCGGGCTGTTCCTCGCGCAGCGCAGCGGCGCGCTCGATGCCGACGGCGCCAGCGCCACCGATCTCGCCCCGCTCTACGCGCTCGCCGCCGCGGACCGCTTCGCGCGCACCGGTCACGCCAGCGCCGCCGATGTGCCGGTCGACGATCTCGACCCGACGCAGCGCGCGCGATGGACCGCCGAGCAATGGACGCGCGCCGAAGCCGCCGGGCTGGTCGCCTTCGCCGCCCCATCCGCCCTCGCGTCACCCCCGCCGGCGTCTCAACATTCGCAACATTCGGCCCCGCCCGCCGACCCGGTGTGGTGGGACGACCAGGCACAGGACTGGCGCACCTTCTTCCCGCCGCCCCCGGACTTCCTCGGTATCGAGGAAGGCGATCCCGCCGATCCCGATTACGAACGCTCGCTGACCGATGCCGAGGAAGCGCTGATGGGCGACCCGCCCGATGACAGCGACCGCGGGCTGGTCGCGCAGCTCACCCGCGAACGCGACGCATGGTTCCGCGCGCGCGCCGACCCCCCGCCCCGCCTGAGCCTTACTCGCCTGAACCTTCCCCGCCCGGCGACGTTGCCCCCGCAGCACTCACCACACAGGAGCCAAGCGAAATGAGCATCTTCGGCGCGATCAAGAAGGCGATCTTCGGCGACCACGGCCCGCTCGGCGGACAGTTCGGCGGCAAGAAGGACGCGCCCGCCGCGGCCCCCGCACCCACGGGGTCGACCGCACCCGGCGCGCCGCCCGCCGCCGCCCCCAGCACCGCCCCTGCGCCCGCAGCCGCCACGCCGCAGCAGCCGGTCGATGTCGAGGCGGTGCTCACCGGCATCGCGCACCAGAAGGGCAACCCCGATCTCAATTGGCGGACGTCGATCGTCGATCTGATGAAGCTGCTCGATCTCGACTCCAGCCTCGCCAACCGCAAGGAACTGGCCACCGAACTCGGCTATAGCGGCGCGAAGGACGGCTCGGCGGAGATGAACATCTGGCTCCACAAGGCGGTGATGCGCGAGCTGGAGAAGAGCGGCGGCACGGTGCCCGCCGCGCTCAAGGACTGACGGCCAGCCGGACGGCGGCGATCAATCGTCGCCGTCCAGCTCGGGATAATGGCGGAAGATGCCGTCGGTATTGAACGCCACCCGCCGTTCGCTCGCCAGATAGGCCGCGACCGCCGGCAGCGCCGCGACCGTGTCGTGCAGCGCCGCCATCCGCGGATAGTCCCCGGCCAGCGCCGCCATCCGCCCCGGGAACATGTAGCGCAGCCCTGCGACGATCTGGAACAACGCCGTGTCGACCCCGCTCCACGCCTCGCCCGCCACGAACGGACCGGTCTCCGCCCCCAGCGCCGCCTCGAAATGGTCGAGGAACTTGGGCAGGCGCGCGTCGCGGAACTGCGCCGCCGTCCGTAACGCCTCGGCGCGTTGCTCGTCGTAATAGGCCATCGGATCGACCGGGTGATGCACCGCATGAACCTCCGCGACCAGATCGGCGACGGTCAGTTGCAACTGGTGCAGCCAGTACCGCGTCGCCGCGTCGCGCGGGCCGAGGCCATGCCGGTCCTGCAGGAACAGCACGATGTCGGCGACCTGCGCCACGGTCATGTCGTCCGCGACCAGATATGGCGGCGCGAACGGCGCGCGCGGTCCCCGCGCCGCCATGTCGCGCAACATCGCCTCCGCCCCGTCGTCCCGCGCCCGGTCGCGATAGGCGATGCCGCCCGCTTCCAGCACCAGCCGCACGAACTCGCCGCGCCCCTGGATCGTCGGCCAATACCACAGGTCGTACGTCATTCGCCGGGCGCCTTGGCCTGGATGGCGAGCGCATGGATGCGCTCGGCGAGCAGATCGGCGAGCGCGTGGTTGATGAGCCGCTGCCGCGCGACCCGCGACTGCCTGGCAAACGCCGCGCTCTCGACGATGACGCGGAAGTGGCTCTCGCCCGTCCCGTCGTCGCCGAGATGCCCGCGATGCTGCGCGCTTTCGTTGAGGACCTCGAGCCGGGTCGGGGTGAGCGCGGCGGTCAGCCGCGCGGTGATCAAGGTGGCGATGTCAGTCATGCGACCCCATATAGCGCCCTTTGTGCGTCAAGCGACGAGTGAGTGGTGAAGCCCCAGAACGATCGACCCCATACGCGTTTCCATGGCCGGGTGGCGGACTCGGAACGGCCGTGCGCGCATCCCGGCTGTGCCGAGCCGGGCGAGTTCCGCGCGCCTCCGCTCGAAGGCGCCGGCGCACACGACGGCCCGCCGCGCTTCCGCTGGTTCTGCCTCGACCACGTCCGGGCGTTCAACGCGGGCTATAATTACTTCGACGGCATGACCGCCGACGAGATCCATCAGGCGCAGCGCCCGCTGGCGGGATGGGAAGGCGAGACGCGTGCCTTCTCCCGCACGCGGATGGGCGATCAAGGGCCGCGCTGGGCCGACTTCACCGATCCGCTCGACGCGATCGGCGCGAAATATGCGCGCGCACCCTCGAAAGCGAACGGCCGTCCCTTGTCGCTGGAAGATCGCCGCAGTCTGGAGACGCTCGGGCTACCGTCCGACGCCGATCGCAGTGCGCTGCGCAAACGCTATTCGGAACTCGTCCGCCGCTATCACCCCGATCGCAACGGCGGCGACCGCACGCACGAGGCGGCGCTTCGCAAGGTCATCACCGCCTATCAGCACCTTCGCCGCGCACCGGCCTTCGCGTGACGATCAGATGATGTCGAGCACCAGCCCGAGGTCACGCGCCTCGGTCGCCTCGATATACCAATTGTTCGGCGCACGCTCCTTGAGGTCGTCGAGCGACACCTTGCTCCCGCGCACCAGATCCGCAAACCCTTCTTCCTGGATGCGGATCGAGTCCTCGATCTCGTTGAGCTTGGCCTTGAGCACCGGCGCCAGCGTGTTGAGCGGGCCTGACAGCTTGATGGTCGAATCCATCAACCGCTCGTGGATCATGATCCGCGAGTTCCGCGTCAGGAACCGCTTGTCGACCGGAAAGGCGGACATGAACGTCGCCCCCGCCGAATAGACCGCGACCTTGCCGAGGAACAGCGCCTCACGACCCGTATATTCCCGCAGCAGCCGGATCGTATCGCCCATCGCCCGCGCCATTTCCGGATCGCCGCCCAGCGTCGTGATCGACACGACGATCGGTCCCTCGCCCGGCACGGTGGCGAGCTGGTCCTTGAAATTGGCGTACATCATATCGTCCACGGTGCCGTGGAGCTGGATGTGCGGCACCGCGAGCAGCGGGTACGAACTGGCGTTGTGGTTTTCGGTCATGCCGCGCTCAAGCCGCGAGCACCGTCAGGGTTCCGCCGCTGTCCTACATCGCGGCGATACGGTAGGTGGAGCGTGTCATTCGGCACACGCTCTTTCCCAAGTCCGGTTTGATCGCGCCAATCTGTGGAGCGCTACACCGAATCCAATTCAGCACCCGCGGCCTGACCCGGGGTCCCGCTTCTTCTGGCGAATGGACGAAGGAAGCGAGGCCCCGGCTCAAGGCCGGGGCGCAGGGATCAGTAAACGCGCTTCTTCGGCTTGATATATTCGGCATCGTCGGTGAGCGTGTAATCGTGCACCGGACGATAATCGATCGCGGTCGCGCCACCCTTGCCGCCCCAACCGTCGAAGGTGGTGATCGTGTGCTTCATCCAGTTCGAGTCGTCGCGCTCGGGGAAGTCCTCGTGCATGTGCGCACCGCGGCTTTCCTTGCGGTTCTCGGCGCTCTTCATCGTCACGACCGCCTGGCCAATCAGATTGTCGAGTTCCATCGTCTCGACCAGATCGGTGTTCCAGACCAGCGAGCGATCGGCGACGCTGACATCGTTCATGCCCTGATAGATCGCCTCGATCTTGCCGACGCCCTCCTGCAGCAACGCGCTGTCGCGGAACACCGCACAGTGGCGCTGCATCGTCCGCTGCATCTCGGCGCGCAGCTTGGCGGTCGGCGTGCCACCCTTGGCGTTGCGGAAATGGTCGAGCCGGCCGAGCGCCATCTCCTCCGAGCCCTTGGGCAGCGGCTTGTGCGGCGTGTTCGGCTTGAGCATCTCCTTGAGGCGCAAGCCCGTCGCGCGCCCGAACACCACGAGATCGATCAGCGAATTGGAACCG includes:
- a CDS encoding J domain-containing protein, whose product is MKPQNDRPHTRFHGRVADSERPCAHPGCAEPGEFRAPPLEGAGAHDGPPRFRWFCLDHVRAFNAGYNYFDGMTADEIHQAQRPLAGWEGETRAFSRTRMGDQGPRWADFTDPLDAIGAKYARAPSKANGRPLSLEDRRSLETLGLPSDADRSALRKRYSELVRRYHPDRNGGDRTHEAALRKVITAYQHLRRAPAFA
- a CDS encoding ATP-dependent Clp protease proteolytic subunit — its product is MTENHNASSYPLLAVPHIQLHGTVDDMMYANFKDQLATVPGEGPIVVSITTLGGDPEMARAMGDTIRLLREYTGREALFLGKVAVYSAGATFMSAFPVDKRFLTRNSRIMIHERLMDSTIKLSGPLNTLAPVLKAKLNEIEDSIRIQEEGFADLVRGSKVSLDDLKERAPNNWYIEATEARDLGLVLDII
- a CDS encoding BolA family protein gives rise to the protein MTDIATLITARLTAALTPTRLEVLNESAQHRGHLGDDGTGESHFRVIVESAAFARQSRVARQRLINHALADLLAERIHALAIQAKAPGE
- a CDS encoding DUF3597 domain-containing protein, coding for MSIFGAIKKAIFGDHGPLGGQFGGKKDAPAAAPAPTGSTAPGAPPAAAPSTAPAPAAATPQQPVDVEAVLTGIAHQKGNPDLNWRTSIVDLMKLLDLDSSLANRKELATELGYSGAKDGSAEMNIWLHKAVMRELEKSGGTVPAALKD
- a CDS encoding ATP-binding protein, giving the protein MYPEYACREALINAIAHRDYSQEGRGIEIHIFDDRLEVRSPGSLLSTLTIESLNSLTGVHQSRNTFVARALREIGYMREIGEGVRRIYELMKSNELEEPEFYTDLTTFGVRLSNKTLYSQQHLIWLDNFSHLDLTREEKAVVVMGYDGRVLSPNDILNGLGIVDTDDFRKIITNLTDKDVLESTMPKAKATRIAQVKRINIRDVSRFQVKIPDPNRPPKRDGAARGKKAEQETRSVIDMPSMNEGAKLYLGNVPTNLSKAELISTFRKQGYNVDITFPKRRSRARSSCAFLQFETIAEAEYAMNSLNGLSLGDRILVARKANAIASNG
- a CDS encoding glutathione S-transferase, with protein sequence MTYDLWYWPTIQGRGEFVRLVLEAGGIAYRDRARDDGAEAMLRDMAARGPRAPFAPPYLVADDMTVAQVADIVLFLQDRHGLGPRDAATRYWLHQLQLTVADLVAEVHAVHHPVDPMAYYDEQRAEALRTAAQFRDARLPKFLDHFEAALGAETGPFVAGEAWSGVDTALFQIVAGLRYMFPGRMAALAGDYPRMAALHDTVAALPAVAAYLASERRVAFNTDGIFRHYPELDGDD